In Streptomyces canus, one DNA window encodes the following:
- a CDS encoding GAF domain-containing protein, with protein MDPGPGGPVPLSPTHVTHLATVDTARAARVLNDVRSATLSGRPAPIAPRPVIEESWTRMLRGGVDPDHDFRSGLLAPEEVQRRRESTPLRHVLPVLREGLLSVADVAHHIMVVADEDGRVLWREGSSPVLRKADGTGFELGADWREDVVGTNGIGTPVVVRRPVQVFASEHFVRSQTSWTCTGAPIKDPRDGRLIGVVDVSGPLDTMHPATLAWVDSVAKLAESRLRELHLTTLEQLRAVAAPVLARLSGRALVVDRDGWTAAVTGMPYPNRIALPKSLSPGRRWLPALGLCALEPLAGGWLIRAADEPEPQGITRIVLDLAQPRRWTVTVSGGAGTWSHELSPRHAELLYLLALHRSGRSAAGLAEDMFGDPGRTVTVRAEMSRVRRYLGAFLEHRPYRFCEDAEVEVLLPGRPGDLLPHSSAPAVLGARADAETE; from the coding sequence ATGGACCCGGGACCGGGAGGACCAGTGCCGCTCTCGCCGACGCATGTGACCCACCTAGCCACCGTGGACACGGCACGTGCGGCGCGGGTACTGAACGACGTCCGGTCGGCCACCCTGTCCGGCCGGCCCGCGCCCATCGCTCCGCGCCCCGTGATCGAGGAGTCCTGGACCCGTATGCTGCGCGGCGGCGTCGACCCGGACCACGACTTCCGGTCCGGGCTGCTGGCGCCCGAGGAGGTGCAGCGGCGCCGGGAGAGCACCCCGCTGCGGCACGTCCTGCCGGTCCTTCGGGAGGGGTTGTTGTCGGTCGCGGACGTCGCCCACCACATCATGGTGGTCGCCGACGAGGACGGCCGGGTGCTGTGGCGGGAGGGCAGTTCCCCCGTGCTGCGCAAGGCGGACGGCACCGGCTTCGAACTCGGCGCGGACTGGCGGGAGGACGTCGTCGGCACGAACGGCATCGGTACCCCGGTGGTGGTGCGCCGTCCCGTCCAGGTCTTCGCCTCCGAGCACTTCGTCCGCTCCCAGACCTCCTGGACCTGCACCGGTGCCCCGATCAAGGACCCGCGGGACGGCCGGCTGATCGGCGTGGTCGATGTGAGCGGGCCGCTGGACACCATGCATCCGGCGACGCTCGCCTGGGTCGACTCGGTGGCCAAGCTCGCCGAGTCACGGCTGCGTGAGCTGCATCTGACCACTCTGGAGCAACTGCGGGCCGTGGCGGCGCCGGTGCTCGCCCGGCTCAGCGGCCGGGCCCTGGTGGTGGACCGGGACGGCTGGACGGCGGCCGTGACCGGAATGCCGTATCCGAACCGGATCGCGCTGCCCAAGTCTCTCTCGCCGGGCCGACGGTGGCTGCCCGCGCTCGGCCTGTGCGCGCTGGAGCCGCTGGCGGGCGGCTGGTTGATCCGCGCCGCCGACGAACCGGAGCCGCAGGGCATCACCCGGATCGTCCTCGACCTCGCGCAGCCGCGCCGCTGGACGGTGACGGTGTCGGGCGGCGCGGGCACCTGGAGCCACGAACTGAGCCCCCGGCACGCCGAGTTGCTCTACCTGCTGGCCCTGCACCGCTCGGGCCGCAGTGCGGCGGGCCTGGCCGAGGACATGTTCGGCGATCCGGGCCGCACGGTGACCGTGCGCGCGGAGATGTCCCGGGTACGGCGCTATCTCGGGGCGTTTCTGGAACACCGGCCGTATCGTTTCTGCGAGGACGCCGAGGTCGAGGTGCTGCTGCCGGGCCGTCCGGGCGACCTGCTGCCGCACTCGAGCGCCCCCGCCGTGCTCGGGGCCCGGGCCGACGCCGAGACCGAGTGA
- a CDS encoding acyl-CoA dehydrogenase family protein translates to MAGSTHTVTNQPPPLIGYDVYGADRALRAAVERHLDPDLLDEVHGELAALGRACGSAQVQEWGLQANENPPRLRTHDRHGHRIDEVEFHPAWHRVLGKGVSAGLTAAWVRPGGHVRRAAAFLLWTQVDAGNCCPLSMTHAAVPALRTDPDLAAEWEPRLTSMVYDRELRPAHLKAGALFGMGMTEKQGGSDVRANTTSARPLPDGETYELTGHKWFCSAPMSDGFLVLAQAPGGLSCFLVPRVLEDGTRNTFLLQRLKDKLGNRSNASGEVEFDRTWARRVGDEGRGVRTIIEMVAATRLDCVLGSAGLMRQAVAQAIHHCTHREAFGGKLVDKPLMRNVLADLALESEAATTLALRLAAAYDKDDEQERAFLRIAVPAAKYWITKRCTPLTVEAAECLGGNGYVEESGLPRLVRESPLNSIWEGAGNVQALDVLRVLRREPQALNAYLLEIGRTRGADHRLDAATKNLFTELADLEGVEGRARHLTERLALVLQGSLLVRHAPAEVADAFCASRLGGDAGSAFGTLPSTLDLESVVDRARPVH, encoded by the coding sequence ATGGCAGGCAGTACGCACACCGTGACCAACCAGCCCCCACCGCTGATCGGCTACGACGTCTACGGCGCCGACCGCGCGCTGCGAGCGGCCGTGGAACGGCATCTCGACCCGGACCTGCTCGACGAGGTCCACGGTGAGCTGGCGGCGCTCGGCCGGGCCTGCGGCTCGGCGCAGGTGCAGGAGTGGGGCCTGCAGGCCAACGAGAACCCGCCCCGGCTGCGCACCCACGACCGTCACGGCCACCGTATCGACGAGGTGGAGTTCCATCCGGCCTGGCACCGCGTGCTCGGCAAGGGCGTCTCGGCGGGTCTGACGGCCGCCTGGGTCCGCCCCGGGGGCCATGTACGGCGAGCGGCCGCCTTCCTCCTGTGGACGCAGGTCGACGCGGGCAACTGCTGTCCGCTGTCGATGACCCACGCCGCGGTCCCCGCCCTGCGCACCGATCCGGACCTGGCCGCCGAGTGGGAGCCCCGCCTCACGTCCATGGTCTACGACCGCGAGCTGCGGCCCGCCCACCTCAAGGCGGGGGCGCTGTTCGGGATGGGCATGACGGAGAAGCAGGGCGGCAGCGACGTCCGGGCGAACACCACGTCCGCACGGCCCCTGCCCGACGGCGAGACCTACGAGCTGACCGGCCACAAATGGTTCTGCTCCGCGCCCATGTCGGACGGCTTCCTGGTCCTCGCCCAGGCCCCGGGCGGGCTCAGTTGCTTCCTCGTGCCGCGCGTCCTGGAGGACGGCACCCGCAACACGTTTCTCCTCCAGCGCCTCAAGGACAAGCTCGGCAACCGTTCCAATGCCTCCGGCGAGGTCGAGTTCGACCGGACCTGGGCCCGCCGGGTGGGCGACGAGGGGCGAGGGGTCCGCACCATCATCGAGATGGTCGCGGCGACCCGGCTCGACTGCGTGCTGGGCTCGGCGGGCCTGATGCGCCAGGCAGTCGCCCAGGCGATCCACCACTGCACCCACCGCGAGGCCTTCGGCGGCAAGCTCGTCGACAAGCCGCTGATGCGCAACGTCCTGGCCGACCTGGCCCTGGAGTCCGAGGCGGCGACCACCCTCGCCCTGCGTCTGGCGGCCGCCTACGACAAGGACGACGAGCAGGAACGGGCCTTCCTCAGGATCGCGGTACCGGCGGCCAAGTACTGGATCACCAAGCGCTGCACCCCGCTGACGGTGGAGGCCGCCGAATGCCTGGGCGGCAACGGCTACGTGGAGGAGTCGGGCCTGCCCCGCCTGGTCCGCGAATCACCGCTGAACTCCATCTGGGAGGGTGCGGGCAACGTCCAGGCCCTGGACGTCCTGAGGGTCCTCCGGCGGGAACCCCAGGCCCTGAACGCCTACCTCCTGGAGATCGGCCGGACCCGGGGCGCCGACCACCGCCTGGACGCGGCGACCAAGAACCTCTTCACCGAACTGGCCGATCTGGAGGGCGTCGAGGGCCGGGCCCGCCACCTGACGGAACGGCTCGCGCTCGTCCTGCAGGGCTCCCTGCTCGTCCGCCACGCCCCCGCGGAGGTGGCCGACGCGTTCTGCGCGTCCCGCCTGGGCGGCGACGCGGGATCGGCCTTCGGCACGTTGCCCTCGACCCTGGACCTGGAGTCGGTGGTGGATCGCGCCCGCCCGGTGCACTGA
- the sbnA gene encoding 2,3-diaminopropionate biosynthesis protein SbnA produces MPVISDPSEYNESDLYVDLRAALELPLFLKCEGFNFAGSIKLKAAREMVNAAERDGTLRPGSILVESSSGNLGVALSVIAASRGYRFLCVTDSRCNLVTIRLMEALGTRVHVVREPDLHDGYLGARLAYVRALCASDERYVWLNQYSNEGNWRAHYRTTAPDIARRFPDLDVLFVGAGTTGTLMGCARWFWQWRRPVRIVAVDSVGSITFGGPPGVRMIPGLGTSVPPQLLDKSYIDDVVLVEEPDTLQVCRRLAARGFLFGGSSGTVVSGADQWLSAHGRRGLTAVAIAPDLGERYLDTVYRPGWPHGLPEADPVHHTAEAMAHLA; encoded by the coding sequence ATGCCCGTCATTTCCGATCCTTCGGAGTACAACGAGTCCGACCTCTACGTCGACCTGCGGGCGGCGCTGGAGCTTCCGCTGTTCCTGAAGTGCGAGGGCTTCAACTTCGCCGGGTCCATCAAACTGAAGGCGGCCCGCGAGATGGTGAACGCCGCCGAGCGCGACGGCACCCTGCGGCCCGGGTCGATCCTGGTCGAGTCGTCGTCGGGGAACCTGGGGGTGGCCCTGAGCGTGATCGCGGCGAGCCGGGGCTACCGGTTCCTGTGCGTGACCGACTCACGGTGCAACCTGGTGACGATCCGGTTGATGGAGGCACTCGGCACCCGGGTGCACGTGGTCAGGGAGCCGGACCTGCACGACGGCTATCTGGGCGCCCGGCTCGCCTATGTGCGGGCGCTGTGCGCCTCGGACGAGCGGTACGTGTGGCTCAACCAGTACAGCAACGAGGGGAACTGGCGGGCGCACTACCGCACCACCGCGCCGGACATCGCGCGCCGCTTCCCCGACCTGGACGTCCTGTTCGTGGGGGCCGGCACCACGGGGACCCTGATGGGCTGCGCCCGCTGGTTCTGGCAGTGGCGGCGTCCGGTGCGGATCGTCGCCGTGGACAGTGTCGGCTCGATCACCTTCGGGGGGCCGCCCGGCGTGCGGATGATCCCGGGGCTCGGCACCAGTGTGCCGCCGCAGCTGCTCGACAAGTCGTACATCGACGACGTCGTGCTCGTCGAGGAGCCGGACACCCTCCAGGTCTGCCGCCGGCTGGCCGCCCGGGGTTTCCTGTTCGGCGGCTCCAGCGGCACGGTCGTCAGCGGCGCCGACCAGTGGCTGTCCGCGCACGGCCGCCGCGGGCTCACCGCGGTCGCCATCGCGCCGGACCTCGGCGAACGCTACCTCGACACGGTGTACCGACCGGGCTGGCCGCACGGCCTGCCCGAGGCGGACCCGGTCCACCACACGGCGGAGGCGATGGCCCACCTCGCCTGA
- a CDS encoding nitrite/sulfite reductase, protein MAATPQNPAAAAPRRKVSRHRGEGQWAAGHHTPLNGNEQFKKDDDGLNVRTRIETIYSKRGFDSIDPNDLRGRMRWWGLYTQRKPGIDGGKTAILEPEELDDKYFMLRVRIDGGRLTTQQLRVIGEISEEFARGSADVTDRQNIQLHWIRIEDVPEIWNRLEAVGLSTTEACGDTPRVIIGSPVAGIAEDEIIDGSWAIDEIHERYIGSKEFSNLPRKFKTAISGSPLLDVVHEINDIAFVGVEHPEHGPGFDLWVGGGLSTNPKLGVRLGAWVPLDEVPEVWAGVVGIFRDWGYRRLRTRARLKFLVADWGPEKFRQVLEDDYLERKLVDGPAPAEPSGRWRDHVGVHRQKDGLFYVGFAPRVGRVDGTTLTKIAEAAEAHGSGRVRTTVEQKMIILDVEEAQVQPLVEALEALDLTAKPSPFRRGTMACTGIEYCKLAIVETKARGSQLIDELERRIPDFDEPLTINLNGCPNACARIQVADIGLKGQLVLNDRGEQVEGYQVHLGGALGLEAGFGRKVRGLKVTSEELPDYVERVLKRFQAEREEGERFAAWASRAGEEALS, encoded by the coding sequence ATGGCCGCCACCCCGCAGAACCCTGCCGCCGCAGCGCCCCGCCGCAAGGTGAGCCGTCACCGCGGTGAGGGTCAGTGGGCCGCGGGGCACCACACCCCGCTGAACGGCAACGAGCAGTTCAAGAAGGACGACGACGGTCTCAATGTGCGGACACGCATTGAGACGATCTACTCGAAGCGCGGCTTCGACTCGATCGACCCCAACGACCTGCGCGGCCGGATGCGCTGGTGGGGCCTCTACACCCAGCGCAAGCCCGGGATCGACGGCGGCAAGACCGCGATCCTGGAGCCGGAGGAGCTGGACGACAAGTACTTCATGCTGCGGGTGCGGATCGACGGCGGACGCCTCACCACCCAGCAGCTGCGGGTGATCGGCGAGATCTCCGAGGAGTTCGCGCGCGGCAGCGCGGACGTCACCGACCGGCAGAACATCCAGCTGCACTGGATCCGTATCGAGGACGTCCCGGAGATCTGGAACCGCCTGGAGGCGGTCGGGCTGTCCACGACCGAGGCCTGCGGTGACACCCCGCGTGTGATCATCGGCTCGCCGGTCGCCGGCATCGCCGAGGACGAGATCATCGACGGCTCCTGGGCGATCGACGAGATCCACGAGCGCTACATCGGCAGCAAGGAGTTCTCCAACCTGCCCCGCAAGTTCAAGACGGCGATCTCCGGCTCGCCACTCCTCGACGTGGTCCACGAGATCAACGACATCGCCTTCGTCGGCGTCGAGCACCCCGAGCACGGCCCCGGTTTCGACCTGTGGGTCGGCGGCGGTCTGTCCACCAACCCGAAGCTCGGCGTCCGGCTCGGCGCCTGGGTTCCGCTGGACGAGGTGCCCGAGGTGTGGGCCGGTGTGGTCGGCATCTTCCGCGACTGGGGCTACCGCCGCCTGCGCACCCGGGCCCGTCTGAAGTTCCTCGTCGCCGACTGGGGCCCGGAGAAGTTCCGCCAGGTCCTGGAGGACGACTACCTCGAGCGCAAGCTGGTCGACGGTCCCGCACCCGCCGAGCCCTCGGGCCGCTGGCGCGACCACGTCGGCGTGCACCGCCAGAAGGACGGCCTGTTCTACGTCGGTTTCGCCCCGCGTGTCGGCCGGGTCGACGGCACCACGCTGACGAAGATCGCCGAGGCCGCGGAGGCGCACGGCTCGGGCCGGGTCCGGACCACCGTCGAGCAGAAGATGATCATCCTCGATGTCGAGGAGGCGCAGGTCCAGCCGCTGGTCGAGGCCCTTGAGGCGCTGGACCTGACGGCCAAGCCCTCGCCCTTCCGACGCGGCACCATGGCCTGCACCGGCATCGAGTACTGCAAGCTCGCCATCGTCGAGACCAAGGCGCGCGGCTCCCAGCTGATCGACGAACTGGAGCGCCGGATCCCGGACTTCGACGAGCCGCTCACCATCAACCTCAACGGCTGCCCGAACGCCTGCGCCCGCATCCAGGTGGCGGACATCGGTCTCAAGGGCCAGCTGGTCCTCAACGACCGGGGCGAGCAGGTCGAGGGCTACCAGGTGCACCTGGGCGGCGCGCTCGGCCTGGAGGCCGGGTTCGGCCGCAAGGTGCGTGGCCTGAAGGTCACCTCCGAGGAGCTGCCCGACTACGTCGAGCGCGTCCTGAAGCGGTTCCAGGCCGAGCGCGAGGAGGGCGAGCGCTTCGCCGCCTGGGCCTCGCGCGCCGGCGAGGAGGCCCTGTCGTGA
- a CDS encoding putative leader peptide produces MSGTGIALVSRRHVDLGRMSSAICPVR; encoded by the coding sequence ATGTCTGGAACTGGAATTGCCTTGGTGAGTCGGCGGCACGTCGACCTCGGCCGCATGTCCAGCGCCATCTGTCCGGTGCGCTGA
- a CDS encoding GNAT family N-acetyltransferase → MPNIPVTTWSLEQTAPTDLLPAEPPEGDLRIRRAEVPSPEFSRYLYASVGGDIHWTDRLSWTYAQWQEHLERPGVETWVAYDRGTPAGYAELGPQDDGVVEIEYFGLIPAFRGRRIGGHLLSYGAARAWDLADRWPGLTDTKRVWLHTCSKDGEHAMANYQRRGFTLFDTKVEEEAEAPSPGPWPGAYPA, encoded by the coding sequence ATGCCGAACATCCCCGTGACCACCTGGTCCCTGGAACAGACCGCTCCGACCGACCTCCTTCCGGCCGAACCCCCGGAGGGTGACCTCCGCATCCGCCGCGCGGAAGTCCCCTCCCCCGAGTTCAGCCGCTACCTCTACGCCTCCGTGGGCGGCGACATCCACTGGACCGACCGGCTCTCGTGGACGTACGCACAGTGGCAGGAGCACCTGGAGCGCCCCGGCGTGGAGACCTGGGTGGCCTACGACCGCGGCACCCCGGCCGGCTACGCCGAACTCGGCCCGCAGGACGACGGCGTCGTGGAGATCGAGTACTTCGGCCTGATCCCGGCGTTCCGCGGCCGGCGGATCGGCGGCCACCTCCTTTCCTACGGCGCCGCCCGCGCCTGGGACCTCGCGGACCGCTGGCCGGGGCTGACCGACACCAAGCGGGTCTGGCTGCACACCTGCTCCAAGGACGGCGAGCACGCGATGGCCAATTACCAGCGCCGTGGCTTCACGCTCTTCGACACCAAGGTCGAGGAGGAGGCCGAGGCGCCCTCACCCGGCCCCTGGCCCGGGGCCTACCCGGCCTGA